The genomic region GAGCTCGTCGCGTACGCGCGTGCTGAACAACGCGACATCGTAGAAAACCGAGCGACCGATGCCCCCTTTTGACCCGAGCTCATAAGTGGTCGATTTCTGTGGTGCCAGGTCCTGATTGATTCCGGCACTGCCGTCGGGATGATTGCCGAGCTCGGTTGCCGTGGGAGTCTCGAACGCGGACGAGATGTTCGCGTAGATCGATCGGTTGGTTGCGATTCTCGACACCATTCCAACGTACGGCGTGACTGCGTGGAGCGTTCTCTCGCCGGAATCATCGGGATTCGCGCCGGCAATGAGCCGATCGCGCACTTCGAACTTGACATTGTCTGCACGCAGGCCGCCGCTCACGCGGAAGCGCTCGCCGAGTCGTATCTCGTCATTCAGGTATGCACCCACGCCCGAGACGATCTCCCGCTGATCCAGAGTCAGACTCCCGCGCTCGGCGCCGAGTACCGGACACGAAGGCGTCGATGTAGTCGGCGGCGGGTTGTCGTTGCAGTTCGTGAAGTTCCGCCGCGAGTCGTTCTGGCCCTGCAGATCGAAGCCGACGGTCAGCCTGTTCGGCCACGCTGCAGCGAAAATGTGAGTGAAGCGCCCGCTTGCTCCGAAGGTCCGGCGCCCGAAATCCACCACGGCGAAAGTCAACGGATTGTAGAGTGATCGCCCACCGATATAGACAGACGCGGAAAGCTCGTTACGGGTGAGCAGTCTGTTGGCCGTCAAGCCAACTTGAACCTGCCGGACTTCTTTACGCGCCAGCTTGTTGACCGACGGCTGGTCCGCTAGCCTGGGGTTCGACTGAAACTGCGCCAGTGTAAGCGCCCCGGGGTTCTCAGCGAGTCCAAGGTCCAGAGCGAGCACCTGGACGGCGTAATCAGTTCCGCCGAGAATCGCGCCAAGCCGGGCGAATCCGCTTGTCGAGCGCTGGCGCGAATAAATGCGAAACCCGCCATTTCGCGTGAGCGACGCATCAGCCTGGTAGTAAGCCGGTCCCGAGATCCCTCCTGCTTTGATCGTGGTGCGCGACGACTCGTAGTCACCCAGCCACTGCCGTACCTCGCCGGCGAACTTTGTCGGCGGTGGAGCTGCGGTCCGCAAATCGATTACGCCTCCGGACGCGTTTCCGTAGAGTGCCGATGCGGCGCCGCGAATTACTTCGATCCGATCGACGGATTCGAGACTCAGGTAGTCGACAGGTGTCTGCCCGTCGGGAAGAGTCAGCGGCATTCCGTCGCGGAGGACGCGCACGCCGCGCACGCCGAACGCAGATCGCGCTCCGAATCCTCTGATGGATATGCGCGGATCCTGAGATGGATTGGTGCGGTTGACGGCCGTAAGCCCTGGGACCAGCGCCAGCGACTCGTCGAGTGCGGTGTGCCGCTGTCCGGGGCGCGCGGAGTCGGGGCGGAGGACACTCATCGCGAACGGTGCGTCGAGCGGAGATGTGCTTCCTCCTCGCGTAACCGTGATCACGACAGGATCGAGCGTAGTTCTCCGCGGTGCGACGGAATCGGACGCGACCGGCGTAGCTGGAGGAGGCACGCTCGTCGAATCCTGGGAGCGAGCCGTCGCGGCGGAGCCGCAAAGTGACGCGACGACAAGAATGCGCCATCGCCGGATCATCTTATCGCACGGTCTTCATCTTGTCCGAAATGTATACGGGTACGTCGCGATGTCGCGGGCGTCGCACCGATCAGACGTTATCGTCCCAGCTCCCGGTCGAGCGAATCGAGCACGGCGCGTGCGTCGCGCGCTTGTGTAGGATCGAAGCTCGGATTCACCTTCAAGGCTTCGCTGAGGGAATGCCGTGCACGTGGGGCGTCCCCAAGAGCGAGCTCGATCATTCCAGCGTGATAAAACAAGACTGCGTCACGAGTGCCGAGCCGGCGTGCCTCATTCATGGCAGCGCGCGCCTCCGCGTTGCGACCGGCCTTGTGAAGCGCCCACGCGACGAGATCGTAGCCGTAGATGTCCTTTCGCGTCTCGATCTCCTTCTGAGCGTTCGCGAGGACTTCCGGAATCCGCCGATTGCGATCGAGCAGGAACATGCTCGCGCCTCGATCATGACCTCCGGGCGCGGCGCGGGCGGCAGTCTCCATCCTTCTGAAATAATCCTCAGCGCGGACGTCATCCCCCAGCGTCGCATATGCTTCGCCAATCGTTCCGAGCAAGCCCGGATCGAATTTGGCTGCGCTGGCTCTCTCCCCGTACTCGATTGTCTTCTTCGGGTTTCCAGCCATCGCCTCGAGATGTGCCATCTCATCGAGAAGGCGATAATCGCCAGGCTCGATCTCCAGACCTTTCTGGAACATCGCCCGCGCGCTGCGCAAACGACCATTCCGCAGGTCGATGTCACCTAGCCGCAGATAGAACCAGGCCAGCTGTTCTTTCGGGAGATTTCGCCGTGTGTGCGCTTCGTCGAGAGCGTCGGAGAGAAGCTTCCGCGCGTATGCCGTGTTGCCATTCACCTCGGCCCAGCGCGCGAGCCGCGCCGCGATCGAGAGATGGGTCCGCACCCCGTACAGTGAATCGAATGACTGCCGGGCGGCCGCGTAGTCGCCGAGCTCCATCTGAATTTCACCGAGTTGCGCGCGGTACTGAGGTACGGACGGATCGAACTCGACAAGATCTCTCGCAACCTGCTCGGCTTCGTGGAAGCGATGCTGAGCGACGAGCGCCGCGGTCAGAGTTACGAATGCCGGTCCGTTGCGATTTACGCGAAGCGCAAGCGACCGCCGCGCGTATTGCTCCGCCTGAACGTAGTTGTTGTCGTCGCCCGTCTCGCGCGCTCGCTGGAGGTAAAGGCCCGACAGCTGAGTAAGTGCGATGGCGCTCTGCGGATCCTGCTGCAGTGCAGTCGTCCACACACGGATCTGCGTGTCGCGCTGTGTGATCTCTGACATCGCGGCGGGCTCGCCTGATCCAGGCCGCGCTGCGGATGGCTCGAAGGCGCCAACCCTGCGCGCACCGAGCCATCCGCCTGCGACGACCAGGACCGAAACGCCGAGAGTCGCTGCGACGCGACGATTCATTTACGGGCGCGCCGCCTCGAGATACGGGAACGTCGCAGAGAAGCTTCTGACGCTCGGCCCCACGTTGTCCGACGTAAGTCCTGCGAGAACCGGCTGAACCGGATCGAGCGCATTTCCGAAAACGGCCGAGAGTCCGATGTCCACGACGTCGTCGGTGAGCAGCCGGCCGCCGTAGCCGACGTTTGGCTTGAGCGCCCACGTGAGCCACCCGACGTTGCCCGCGCCTGTGGCGCGATTCGGGAAAACCATGAGCATGTCAGGAGCGAGCACCGCACCCAGAGTCGTGATCGTCGTCTGCGTGCGATTCGGGAACTGTGAGACAAAACTCGAGATATGTCCCCTGACGTCGGTGCCGCCCTGGTCCACCGTCTTCGTATCGTCGACTGGCCCCTTGTTGTTGTGCAGCCCGTGGTCGCGCTTCGGGAAGAACACCTCGGACACGAGCGGATTGCCCAGCCGCTCGATCTGCGTATAGGTGCGGTTTGTGTCCACACCAGTGAGGCTTGTGTCGTCGTTGCAGGCGCTGATTGAAAGCGCGAGGGCCAGCGTGACCAGCCCGGTGATCGCGAGCCTCGGAGTCGCCGGGACGGTGTTGGTGATTTTCATGAGATCAGTCCTAGCGGCTGGTAGTGGCCCACACACCGAACTTTGCGTCGGCTGTGGTGGAGGAGACGAGCTGTGTTTTTGGAACTTCAATGACGATCGCAAGCGTGTTGAAAGGCCGGAGAAGGTCGACTCCCGGGCTTCGGAAGCTCGTCGCCGTTGGGGTCGCCGGCCCGGAGAGAGGGCCCGTCGCCGGCCGACGGTCCGGCAGGATCTTGAAGAACTGCTCGAGGTCGATGAAGAACGGGTCGGCCCTCAGCCCGGCAAATACCTGAACGCCTGTCGACGTGCC from Gemmatimonadaceae bacterium harbors:
- a CDS encoding TonB-dependent receptor, which gives rise to MIRRWRILVVASLCGSAATARSQDSTSVPPPATPVASDSVAPRRTTLDPVVITVTRGGSTSPLDAPFAMSVLRPDSARPGQRHTALDESLALVPGLTAVNRTNPSQDPRISIRGFGARSAFGVRGVRVLRDGMPLTLPDGQTPVDYLSLESVDRIEVIRGAASALYGNASGGVIDLRTAAPPPTKFAGEVRQWLGDYESSRTTIKAGGISGPAYYQADASLTRNGGFRIYSRQRSTSGFARLGAILGGTDYAVQVLALDLGLAENPGALTLAQFQSNPRLADQPSVNKLARKEVRQVQVGLTANRLLTRNELSASVYIGGRSLYNPLTFAVVDFGRRTFGASGRFTHIFAAAWPNRLTVGFDLQGQNDSRRNFTNCNDNPPPTTSTPSCPVLGAERGSLTLDQREIVSGVGAYLNDEIRLGERFRVSGGLRADNVKFEVRDRLIAGANPDDSGERTLHAVTPYVGMVSRIATNRSIYANISSAFETPTATELGNHPDGSAGINQDLAPQKSTTYELGSKGGIGRSVFYDVALFSTRVRDELVPYEILGSGGRRYFRNAGRTNRRGGELGVSVDAGSVVFSSSYSYSDFRFARFVTDSSVFDGNRIPGIPIHRGQASTTVSRGMVFGVIEAEAAGRSFVDDANSTRAPSYQVVHLRGGAQRLFGLPAASVVAGIQNLFNRAYSPSLSVNAARGKFFEPAAGRTVFVGLTLGLAAR
- a CDS encoding DUF4331 family protein, whose translation is MKITNTVPATPRLAITGLVTLALALSISACNDDTSLTGVDTNRTYTQIERLGNPLVSEVFFPKRDHGLHNNKGPVDDTKTVDQGGTDVRGHISSFVSQFPNRTQTTITTLGAVLAPDMLMVFPNRATGAGNVGWLTWALKPNVGYGGRLLTDDVVDIGLSAVFGNALDPVQPVLAGLTSDNVGPSVRSFSATFPYLEAARP
- a CDS encoding tetratricopeptide repeat protein → MNRRVAATLGVSVLVVAGGWLGARRVGAFEPSAARPGSGEPAAMSEITQRDTQIRVWTTALQQDPQSAIALTQLSGLYLQRARETGDDNNYVQAEQYARRSLALRVNRNGPAFVTLTAALVAQHRFHEAEQVARDLVEFDPSVPQYRAQLGEIQMELGDYAAARQSFDSLYGVRTHLSIAARLARWAEVNGNTAYARKLLSDALDEAHTRRNLPKEQLAWFYLRLGDIDLRNGRLRSARAMFQKGLEIEPGDYRLLDEMAHLEAMAGNPKKTIEYGERASAAKFDPGLLGTIGEAYATLGDDVRAEDYFRRMETAARAAPGGHDRGASMFLLDRNRRIPEVLANAQKEIETRKDIYGYDLVAWALHKAGRNAEARAAMNEARRLGTRDAVLFYHAGMIELALGDAPRARHSLSEALKVNPSFDPTQARDARAVLDSLDRELGR